A single region of the Thunnus maccoyii chromosome 10, fThuMac1.1, whole genome shotgun sequence genome encodes:
- the id4 gene encoding DNA-binding protein inhibitor ID-4: MKAVTPVHPQDSSSSSSQLSLHCLSKQSLNIARCRMEEEDLFCLQYDMNDCYSRLKRLVPTIPQDKKVSKVEILQHVIDYILDLQLALETHPSLHKQQPQRTGTCTPPASNPSRTPLTVLNIDHHQRTSIVKKPEDSILCR; this comes from the exons ATGAAGGCTGTTACTCCAGTCCACCCCCAGgactcctcctccagcagcagccagctCTCCCTGCACTGTCTGTCGAAGCAGAGCCTCAACATCGCCCGGTGCAGGATGGAAGAGGAGGACCTGTTCTGCCTGCAGTACGACATGAACGACTGCTACAGCCGGCTGAAGCGCCTGGTGCCCACCATTCCGCAGGATAAGAAAGTCAGCAAAGTGGAGATCCTCCAGCATGTCATTGACTACATCCTGGACCTGCAGCTGGCCCTGGAGACGCACCCTTCTCTCCATAAACAACAGCCACAGCGGACCGGGACCTGCACTCCTCCAGCCTCCAACCCCAGCCGGACACCGCTGACGGTGCTCAACATTGACCACCACCAG AGGACGTCAATAGTCAAAAAGCCGGAGGACTCGATTTTATGCCGCTGA